The genomic segment attttttttatttgtgtaCCATTGATGCGGTGGATGTGTTACAATTTCCTTAGTAGACAACCTGTAGCACCTAGAAAGCAATCTAGCGTTTAAGAAGGAATACTTTTTCCACAGCTACCATTCTCAAATCCTATCAGCAATTTTTTACCAATCTTCCGTGTTGCAGGTATAGAGAACAAATGAGAGGTAACTTAATACCCTCAAAAcaactaaaaacaaaaatcGTCTTAAACTCAAGAACAGTTTTTATGGAACGTATCTATGTCTTAGAAAactcatacatacatacataaaaacTTCCACGCAAGCTAGTATATAATGAGACATAATGTAGCTTCACACACAAAAAAATCtctatttctttttcaaaacagatgtaaaatcaaaattacACCTCAAAACGTTTAAGGATGCAGCTGGCTGATTTGGATATTTCTGATCACCTGAATTAAAACGCAATTCTCATCACCTGATTTGGAGCATTTTAGTACAAAGATCAACAAGGAGTGATTATAGTAGAAAATGGTCCCAGATAAATTTTAATGTCTCCTGAACCATCGCTGTAGGAGGGCTTACATCCAAATCACCATCCtgcaaataaataaatgtaCATGTTACGTAGCAGTCACAAATCATGAGGACAACAATGGAGTTGATTCATCATACCTAAAAAAACCCTAAAAAGATGCAGGATTATGTAGATTGAGTCCTAGTACACATCAATTTTTCATGCACACACACCACCAAGTAATGAAAATGATGTTTACCCATCCCATAAAATCATACAaggtttttaaaatattaatgatAATAGTGATAGTAAAATTCTTAGTCATCACAATTTGTATGAGTGGTAAATATTTGAGGAAAACGGAAGAAAGCACATTTGAACGCTGGAAACAAATGCCTAAAAAGAACAGCCCAACCCAATATAACAAATCACCTGAGGTTTATGCACTGAATTATTCCAGGCCACTAGCATGAAAGGAAACAAGAAAATTCTCGGACAAACTTCAAAACAGCAACGCTTTCCTATTAAATACAACATAATAGAGGAACTACTAGATATGCTAAAAGAGCTACTTAGATAAGAAAAATAGACAACATTTACCCCAAAGGTAAAAATAGAGCAAAGGCATATGCATGCACTTAACAATTTGACAACAAATCTTAATTTTGAATCACTATAGAAGTCTGGATAATTGAAAGATAGAAGATAATAATTAATTTCCTTATTGTCATAAGAATTAAAAGAACTTACCCTTAGATGCTTGGATAGTCCAAGCAGCTTTAGTGTAACTTCATTAGCAAATTCCCCCGTGGAAGTCCTATGGTCAAATCGGTCAGCATGCCTTAACTTAAGCCTCATCGTCTGGTTTTTATAAGCTTTGTATTTAGTGTGCCAAACCCCAACTATGTGGAACCTTTCAGCCACAGACTCCTTTCCTAGAGACCATCTCAAGCCCCCTTTCACATCTGGATCTATAACTGCAGAAGTTATGAGTTGGCCGAGGGCATCACTCTCTTCATCCTGGAACCAATAAAGTTAAGCAGAAAATATTGTTGTACACAAACATCAAGTGCATTTAAGCATACAGAATTCGTAACTCACATTCAGAATCTTTAAGATCCTTTTAGTAGAAAGCATGAGTCTCAGATCTACATCCTTATAGAGGCAAGATATATCTGACACCAAGTGCCGCACATGGTTGAGTTCAATCTACGAAGGATAAACATGAGTTGTCAGACACATGTTGCTTGCTTTTTTCCGAATCTatgaaaataccaaaaatacatataagaaaagaaaatatcttGCACATGATGACATTGGATATCAAGAAAACAATCACTCAAAGTTATAAGAACGGTTGAAATATTTAGGTTCTAACACAGTGAATCCAGTGGCATTTTATCCATGTACCCCAGATTTAAGATAAAAATGGAAAACATATCgcattttttactttcttatttgAACATATTTAAAATTAAGGATATCaagaaacttgagttaaaggGATATTGACAAAACACAATTATAAAATGATATCAGATAAACAATAGCACGAGATAAAAGCATCATGGGCTCTTTTACACTCCTTCATGGTCTCGATATGCTGATGGCCATAGCATTAACCGAAGGAAACACCAATCCAATTTTAAACCTACTCTTACTAAAGCTATGCACTTTGAAACTCCTCTCAAAGCAGGCAGCTTAATGCACAAAGAACCAAACTATCATGTTAAACCAAATGAGGCTTATTCATCCACACTACAAAATACCAAAACAACCCACTATTGGTTGGGAGATTTCATCTCCAAAATGCAAAGGCTTTCTGCTAATTGCTACCTAATTATGACCATACGAAAACTGAAAGAATGTCACAATGAATACTAGGAATCCGTTAACAATGAAACAATAATACGAATGTTATGACAAACAGATCTCGCTATGGATCCACATCCCTAGACCTCAATATAAATCTGGACCAATGCAGTTGAAACATGAAAATACATGCTTTCTCATACATCTAACCCACTAGTCACCATTCTAACTCAGAATTCTGGCACACTCTATTAGATACAAGCATCAATAAATCATATTGATTTAGATCAAGAAGACTTCTCAAACACACACATGCCTCCAAAAACGAACCCAAACTATTGGCCTCAAACAATGCTCAAAAAGGTTCTAAAAATGGATATTGCGGGCCTCCAGGTATGTGGCCCGACTTTCATATGAATGGAGATCTAGGTTTATCTCAACAGAAATTTAAGAACCAGAAAATCTGGAAAAGACAACATATTCTGATGTACCAGCAGATATAAAGGAATCAGGACGGCAAAACATCAGCCAATAGATAATTCCTAGATTAATATCTCTTCTTTTGAATCCAGAACATCTAAATTTGAAGACTAATCACCCTACCCACCCACACCaaacagaagaaaaggaaaaaacttCCTTTCTAACCAATTTTCCACCTAATTACATCCCAATTTCAAGGCTGCACCTGGTTTCTCTCTCATCTGCAGCATATGGAAAAAAAACTCCCCTTATCAGCCTCTCTGCCATGGAACCtccattcatttatataaaaatgaattttatttggaaaatgagaaaaaaatctCTTAGGACCCGTTTGGTTTAGGGTAATCTAGCATAGGAAAATAAATCCGTGTCAGATTACCATATTTGGTACGAAAAGTAGATGAAAAAGATGGTAAAATAAATGGTGGGTctcatatctatttttttgagagagaaagtAAACAAATACCACCAGAGTGATATTTGTTTTCCCATGCTGAATTACCAAATGgagaaattctgaaattatcaTTTCTTGACAGAAATACTCtcacttatattatattaatattgtattaattatattatatcattagtattaattatataaatatatattatattaatatattgattaataatacttataaataataacatatttaacatattaataaatttattaataaatattaattattaataactaattaacaaatatttataaattatcaataaatctatcataggttatattaataattaatatatttatgtatataccaaaataagataaaatttatttataataagtaatatattttctaatatatgtataattaatttataaatatttattaactcatgtaaatatattttaatattcaaaATAGCCAATATTAACAGCGTTTATATAAGTGGGCCATAAATGGCTAATAAATGgactaagaaaaaaatattatgactTAAATTGTTTATTCAAGGATATTGTTGCAAATTTAGTAATATCTTCATATAAGATTACCTCAAACCAAACATAGTAATTTTTTTTCGATGCCATTTTTCAGAGTaatttttccaccaaccaaacatGATAATTGCACTTATGTCCTACATAAATGATTCCCAGAAATCATTAGATTACCCCATAATCTAACATACCCCAACCAAATAAATCCTTAAACAATGACGATTGATGGGATTCTAAGATATCCTCTGTTTCAGTTAAAGAATAGTAGAGCTTTCACTAGATACATCTTCATTTCTCCCTCCGTGCAAATGGCTGCACCTGTCTCCAAGCCTCCTtgcctactctctctctctctctctctctctctctctgcatgcatgcatgcatgtgtgtagGTGTCTGCAAGTCTGCGCATGCATGTGTGTAGGTGTCTTCCCCAACCGAACCTCCCGTCCCCTATTACTGCCACCTTACCATCCCCTTCTTAAATTCCCTCTCCCAACCTTCCTTAATAAATTTCTACTACGTGTTTCCTAATTataattgaaagaaattgattagGTCGCCATAAATGGAGACCGCAACCTAGGAAGTCAGGGAGATAGGAGCAAAGGAGGGCTCTCTTAAGATCACTGAGCATATATCTTAAGAGGCACACCCCCAATCCCAATTTATTTTCTGGGCTGCAGTCGCCACTGGTGGTAACCTAACATATTCCTAATTAAAGAGAGAAAGTGTATATTAATCAAGAAATAAATTGTTTCTCTCAAGGCAAGGTGTCAAAAACCCTTCTTAACCACCTTTTTGTTcccattttttatttattcaattttattttttatttacacTACCTaactttaaatttaaaaatcagAATAATCTAGTTATTTTGCATTCTGTTACTAAGTAATGTGGTTTATCACTACATTTTTcttaatatcatatttttattctgtgtttttttttacatatatacctTTGCAAATATGGCTTATTACATATTTAGcctttaaaattaattatttgcatatatactccGCAAATCATCTTGTTTTTTTGCATGGTTACTCCGGTTAGATTTGGGCAAGGGTGAGGAAGTCGAGTGACGTATAtataaaacaaaatttattaCCCTTTTACAGTAATATCCCTAAAAATGTATATAAAAATATAGTTGTTTTTAATACAAACTAAATGTTAAATTTTACAAGGATATTGACATAAAAGGGTAATAGTGTCAATGATACTCGAAAGCATTATTTATTAATGCCCAAAATCTAATGTGAAGGGCATCCatacaacaactagaagatttgAGGGATACATATGCAAACAGTGATTTAAGGAGGAAAAAAATGCAATAAGCCGTATTTGCAGCAGTGAATATGCAAAAAATCCTTTATTATACACTTTCAAGTTTTATACAATCATTTTTAATTCCAACTtcagttttatatttttgattttctatATTTTGTTTTGTAGTTAGTActtcattcttcttcttattttgttgcATTTTCTTTGTATTTTGAATTTCCTATGTTTGCTTTTGTACATtcaatttatactttccttaCTACATACTATTATAGATGTCATTTTTATTCATAtacatttttattcaattttgtgataagtaTATACATACACAAACATGTCGGAAAAACTTGTTTTAAAATTCTCGTTAAGTAATTTGAAATCTAGTTCTTaattaaatgatttaaaaataattagtgGATTATATTGAATTTGTTTTTCTAGTTCTCTCCATCATGCACTGCACATGCTAGCTTATGAGTAAGAAGTATGCTTACCTTATGAATTTCAAGTTCTCCACCTTTTGTGACTGTACACTTGCATGAAATAGTTGAATCAGGCCGACATTGGTCAAATACCTGAATTGTTAAAAATGGTTGTGAATATTTATCAATCAAAGAAACTAAGAATGTTGTTCTCTTCCAGTAAGTAGACAAAGAATTGTCATTTCCCAAAAAAATGCTTAATTAAGCATCCAGAAATAGTTTTACAGCCTAACATGTTAATTTCCTACCTTCACATGGTAATGCTCTTTTTCTGACTCAAAGTCAAATCCAATCTTAGGAACAACCAATCGCTGAATCTCTTCCATGTATTCATTAAGAACATTCGTATAAAACGACTTATGCAATTGATTCCGTGCGTCTAATTTGGCAGTTGCAGCATTTCTGATGGAGTTTAGGCAATCTGAAGGGTCCCTGCATTAcacaaaaaaggaagaaaataaagGGAACCAAACAACAATGGACTTCTATTAATTTCCATAGGCTAGCATTATGATTCTGTGACTCTCGATTTTATAATAACTTTACTTTGATAACCTCATTGAGATCTCTCAAAATTTGCTTCAACTAAATTTTATTGTCATAAATTCCACAGCATTAACATATCATACAAAGGATGCAGCCCAAGTTACTCTACAACGTCAAATGAATATGAACATAATATGAATACTAACAATCACCAGAGAGTCTAGATAGGCAAGAACAGGAATGATGTTTCTGGGATTCATATGTATGAATCATATTTCATcaacaaaatattaaataaaaaaggatgttttcattatttttttccgATCAATTTATTcttgatgattttcattttcGACAATTTGCAAGCATGCATTACAAGTTCATTGTGTTCATTATTACCGCTCCTTCTAATTTTAAATGATAAAAAACTGTTTACATTTCAATTTTCCAAGACTTTGACATGGTGAAAAAGATTGCAACTAAGGGGGGACAGGTTGAAtgatctttttttcctttttctttctttcaatgATGGTTTGCAGTACCGGTCCATACCAGGTGTACTGTCTCTTACCAGTAGCAACCGATACAGAGTACTGCCCCATACCAAGTGCCGATCCCAAGAACCAGCATGTATTGTGTTGGGGGAACGCACCCTTCCCCCCCCTCCGAGTGCATGAAAACTCTGCCATCAGAGAACCGGTGACGGCCGACCTCGGGCGGCCGAGCTCGGTGCGCGACCCCGGAACGTCCTACCCGAAGAGCTCCCGACCTCGGAAGTCCGCCCTCGCCGTCCACCTACCGCGTTTGCATCCTGCCGAAGTCTGGTcaggggccataccctgccatCGCCTCCAGCGTTTAATGCGCATGACCTCTGCAAACccccgactcactcaacaattaatgcatgtctccgactcactcaacaattaatgcatgtctccgactcactcaacaattaatgcatgtctccgactcactcaacaattaatgcatatctccggctcactcaacaatcaatgcgcatggcccctgttatctacggatcctcagtCCTCCACGGCAAGTCGGCTCGGCAGTGTTCGGTCAGCCGTGATAACTCTCTGATcccggcctcacctccgacatcgaAGCATTAATTCACCTGACCACGCACCAAC from the Phoenix dactylifera cultivar Barhee BC4 chromosome 14, palm_55x_up_171113_PBpolish2nd_filt_p, whole genome shotgun sequence genome contains:
- the LOC103710822 gene encoding uncharacterized protein LOC103710822 — translated: MAYVPPHKRHSKDAEKASPVPESLIPSFKKGLHLGCKPGGQGRRERANSSHHGGSKIIYAPHSISWWWLAGAGGGDVIPASLDLEPVSCEIVERKGGGKPLVLSVGADPPAGSAEERPWASIAERIEPDLLACAQRARNEMASESEEIKLSFVARFGKIFFHGDPSDCLNSIRNAATAKLDARNQLHKSFYTNVLNEYMEEIQRLVVPKIGFDFESEKEHYHVKVFDQCRPDSTISCKCTVTKGGELEIHKIELNHVRHLVSDISCLYKDVDLRLMLSTKRILKILNDEESDALGQLITSAVIDPDVKGGLRWSLGKESVAERFHIVGVWHTKYKAYKNQTMRLKLRHADRFDHRTSTGEFANEVTLKLLGLSKHLRDGDLDVSPPTAMVQETLKFIWDHFLL